One segment of Arthrobacter sp. MMS18-M83 DNA contains the following:
- a CDS encoding ABC transporter ATP-binding protein, whose amino-acid sequence MTAAVSISGLVKSFGRFRALDGLDLEVLEGEVHGFLGPNGAGKSTTLRILLGLLRADSGTVKVLGGDPWRDVVPLHKRIAYVPGDVSIWPSLTGGEAIDLLGRLRGGLDEKRRKDLLETLELDPSKRGHTYSKGNRQKVAIVAALSSNAELLILDEPTAGLDPLMEATFREEILRERTLGRTVLLSSHILAEVEALADRISIIRKGKVVETNSLEEMRSRTRTNVSATLDDDPGALAALPGIADLRIEGNRVHFSVDAETLGDAMSVLARHGMSALTVTPPSLEDLFLQHYGEQHDPSGNEDDQQLNTSFFAGRGRRRAP is encoded by the coding sequence ATGACTGCCGCGGTCAGCATTTCGGGGCTGGTGAAATCGTTCGGGCGGTTCAGGGCCCTGGACGGATTGGACCTCGAGGTCCTCGAAGGCGAAGTCCATGGCTTTCTGGGGCCGAACGGCGCAGGCAAATCGACAACCCTCCGTATTCTCCTTGGCCTCCTCAGAGCGGACTCGGGCACTGTCAAGGTTCTTGGCGGTGACCCGTGGCGGGACGTGGTCCCACTGCACAAGCGCATTGCCTATGTCCCAGGGGATGTCAGCATCTGGCCCAGCCTGACCGGAGGCGAGGCCATCGATCTTCTCGGCAGACTGCGGGGTGGATTGGACGAAAAGCGCCGCAAAGATCTCCTGGAAACCCTTGAGTTGGATCCTTCCAAGCGGGGGCACACCTACTCGAAGGGCAACCGGCAAAAAGTGGCCATCGTGGCTGCCTTGTCCTCCAACGCCGAGCTGTTGATCCTGGACGAGCCGACTGCCGGCTTGGATCCACTGATGGAAGCGACCTTCCGGGAGGAAATCCTCCGGGAACGGACCTTGGGGCGTACCGTGCTGCTCTCCAGCCACATCCTCGCCGAGGTGGAAGCCCTGGCCGACCGCATCAGCATCATCCGCAAAGGGAAGGTCGTGGAGACGAACAGCCTTGAAGAGATGCGCAGCCGGACCCGCACCAACGTCTCGGCGACGCTCGATGATGACCCCGGGGCGTTGGCCGCGTTGCCTGGAATCGCGGATCTGAGGATCGAGGGGAACCGCGTGCATTTCAGCGTGGACGCAGAGACCCTTGGGGACGCAATGAGCGTGCTTGCCCGCCACGGGATGTCCGCGCTGACGGTGACACCGCCGAGCCTTGAAGACCTGTTCCTCCAGCACTACGGCGAGCAACATGATCCTTCCGGGAACGAGGACGACCAACAACTGAACACCTCGTTCTTCGCCGGGCGAGGCCGTAGGCGCGCACCATGA
- a CDS encoding ribokinase, translated as MIRRIVVVGSLNADLTIYCERLPLPGETVHGNGFAVNPGGKSANQAVAASKLGGTVSLIGAVGNDSNGAMLLASTEGAGVDVSRVRRSADVATGVAVIAVDANGENNIIISAGANGTLAPADVSADAFDDAAVLCLCLEVGLETVEAAAKTAHDAGATVLLNLSPYAEIPQSLADLSDVLLVNAHEASMFLGDAEMPHPGAHASAWEPVRNQFAERGLQRVLVTLGSHGSVVLDSLAASGEQISRIAPTKVNAVDTTGAGDAFTGAVAARLAAGETLAEAAAFASVAAALATTKKGTQAAYPGAEEVLGHLQIS; from the coding sequence GTGATCCGCAGGATCGTCGTCGTCGGGTCCTTGAACGCTGATCTGACGATCTATTGCGAGCGGCTCCCGCTCCCGGGCGAAACCGTCCATGGCAACGGTTTCGCGGTCAATCCCGGCGGCAAGAGCGCCAACCAGGCGGTCGCGGCGAGCAAGCTGGGCGGCACGGTAAGCCTGATCGGCGCCGTCGGCAATGACTCCAACGGCGCCATGCTCCTCGCCTCCACGGAAGGCGCAGGCGTGGACGTGTCGCGCGTCCGCCGTTCCGCGGATGTGGCCACAGGCGTCGCGGTGATCGCGGTGGACGCGAACGGGGAGAACAACATCATCATTTCGGCCGGCGCCAACGGAACGCTCGCCCCTGCGGATGTGTCGGCCGACGCCTTCGACGACGCCGCGGTGCTCTGCCTCTGCCTGGAGGTCGGACTTGAGACTGTTGAGGCCGCCGCCAAAACAGCGCACGACGCCGGAGCAACGGTTCTGCTCAACCTCTCGCCATACGCCGAGATCCCGCAGAGCCTGGCCGACTTGAGCGATGTCCTGCTGGTCAATGCCCATGAAGCCTCCATGTTTCTGGGCGACGCCGAGATGCCCCACCCCGGCGCGCACGCAAGCGCCTGGGAGCCGGTCCGGAACCAGTTCGCCGAGCGGGGATTGCAGCGTGTGCTGGTTACCCTTGGTTCCCACGGCTCGGTGGTGTTGGATTCACTCGCCGCGTCCGGGGAACAGATCTCCCGGATCGCGCCTACAAAGGTCAATGCAGTGGATACGACCGGCGCGGGTGACGCTTTCACCGGTGCAGTGGCTGCGCGCCTCGCGGCAGGTGAGACCCTGGCGGAGGCCGCGGCGTTCGCATCGGTTGCCGCGGCGCTCGCCACCACCAAGAAAGGCACCCAAGCCGCCTACCCCGGGGCCGAGGAAGTCCTGGGGCACTTGCAAATTTCCTAA
- the uriT gene encoding uridine transporter UriT translates to MTTLITETKTTRGNVTALMVALLAACVAFQLNASMLSPALVTMGNELHADQAVIGLSQTWFFTAAALFSLFLPRLSDIVGRKKILLGMMLLMAVGSVVAATAPDVTWLFVGRIIQGVSGPTVPLCLIMLRSAVNNPRKYGALMGLITAVNGGVAGVDSFVGGYFAEHFGFRSIFWLMVGLAVVATALIAFLAGESKPAAGTTMDWLGVFFIVIAVGALLTALNEGSKLVGAFSSGTLMLAIGLIAVAVAAFAAFWTVETRSKEPMVETVHLRQRSTWAPLLTTTLAMTGIFAVINGIVPAYVQAAAPGFGVGPTEMSLMILTPYALLGWVFGPISGRLAPVLGYTKVLRIGMLGSIVALAIIAFFGLGSLPLMIVGTALLGIMYAGTVNIMLNGLGVVLSPAGNPGFLPGMNAGAFNLGAGLSFLVLPAVLVATSALGDAKASYLTVVVVGLAITVAAFAASLLIPKPLEAEVEK, encoded by the coding sequence ATGACCACCCTGATCACCGAAACCAAGACCACCCGCGGTAACGTCACCGCCCTCATGGTCGCCCTGCTGGCCGCCTGCGTGGCCTTCCAGCTCAACGCGTCCATGCTCAGCCCCGCGCTGGTCACCATGGGCAACGAACTGCACGCGGACCAGGCAGTCATCGGCCTCTCCCAGACCTGGTTCTTCACCGCCGCAGCCCTGTTCTCGCTCTTCCTGCCGCGCCTGAGCGACATTGTGGGACGCAAGAAGATCCTCCTCGGCATGATGCTGCTGATGGCGGTTGGCTCTGTCGTCGCAGCCACGGCCCCGGATGTCACGTGGCTATTCGTGGGCCGCATCATCCAGGGAGTCAGCGGCCCCACCGTGCCGCTGTGCCTCATCATGCTCCGCTCCGCGGTCAACAACCCGCGCAAGTACGGAGCCCTGATGGGCCTCATCACGGCAGTCAACGGCGGCGTGGCCGGCGTCGACTCCTTCGTGGGCGGCTACTTCGCCGAGCACTTCGGTTTCCGCAGCATCTTCTGGCTCATGGTCGGCCTCGCAGTCGTGGCCACAGCCCTGATCGCTTTCCTTGCCGGTGAGAGCAAGCCAGCCGCCGGCACCACCATGGACTGGCTGGGCGTGTTCTTCATCGTGATCGCCGTGGGCGCGCTCCTGACGGCGCTCAACGAGGGCTCCAAGCTAGTGGGCGCCTTCTCCTCCGGCACGCTGATGCTGGCCATCGGGCTGATCGCCGTTGCTGTTGCCGCATTCGCCGCATTCTGGACGGTTGAGACGCGCTCCAAGGAGCCGATGGTGGAAACCGTCCACCTTCGCCAACGTTCCACCTGGGCACCACTGCTCACCACCACCCTCGCCATGACCGGCATCTTCGCAGTCATCAACGGCATCGTCCCCGCTTACGTCCAGGCAGCTGCACCCGGCTTCGGCGTCGGCCCCACCGAGATGTCGCTCATGATCCTCACCCCGTATGCCCTCCTCGGCTGGGTATTCGGACCCATCAGTGGCCGACTCGCCCCGGTGCTCGGCTACACCAAAGTCCTGCGCATCGGCATGCTTGGCAGCATCGTTGCCCTGGCCATCATCGCGTTCTTTGGCCTCGGCAGCCTGCCCCTCATGATCGTGGGAACGGCCTTGCTGGGCATCATGTACGCCGGTACGGTCAACATCATGCTCAACGGACTCGGAGTTGTCCTCTCCCCGGCTGGTAACCCCGGCTTCCTGCCCGGAATGAACGCCGGCGCGTTCAACCTCGGCGCTGGCCTGAGCTTCCTGGTGTTGCCTGCGGTCCTCGTGGCGACCTCGGCGCTCGGCGACGCCAAGGCCTCCTACCTGACGGTCGTCGTCGTCGGCCTGGCCATCACGGTTGCCGCCTTCGCGGCATCGCTGCTCATTCCCAAGCCCCTCGAAGCCGAGGTTGAAAAGTGA
- the uriH gene encoding uridine-preferring nucleoside hydrolase UriH: MDPNTMTRERKKIILDCDPGHDDAVALLLAHGNPDIELLAVTTVVGNQTLEKVTRNALSVGTIAGITGVPFAAGCDRPLVRSIETAPDIHGETGMDGPEQPQSTIELDSRHAVDLIIETIMAHEPGTVTLVPTAGLTNIAMAARKEPRIVERVKEVVLMGGGYHVGNWSAVAEFNIIIDPEAAHIVFNEKWPVVMVGLDLTHQALATPEVVEKIAAVGTRPAKFVMELMEFFTKTYKDAQGFDYPPVHDPCAVAYVIDPTVMTTRKVPVDIELQGKLTLGMTVVDFRSPAPADCNTSVAVDLDHEKFWNLVTDAIVRIGEPSIGEPDAGAPATIGGASTAVAVEVAAAASGEAK; this comes from the coding sequence ATGGACCCCAACACCATGACCCGTGAACGCAAGAAAATCATCCTGGACTGCGACCCCGGGCATGACGACGCCGTGGCCCTACTGCTGGCCCACGGCAACCCGGACATCGAACTGCTCGCCGTCACCACGGTGGTTGGCAACCAGACCCTCGAAAAGGTCACCCGCAACGCCCTTTCGGTAGGCACCATCGCTGGCATCACGGGTGTTCCCTTTGCCGCCGGCTGTGACCGCCCGCTGGTTCGCTCCATCGAAACCGCGCCGGACATCCACGGCGAAACCGGCATGGACGGCCCCGAGCAGCCCCAGTCCACCATCGAGCTGGACTCCCGCCACGCCGTCGACCTCATCATTGAAACGATCATGGCGCACGAGCCGGGCACCGTAACCCTGGTTCCCACCGCGGGACTCACCAACATCGCCATGGCCGCCCGCAAGGAGCCGCGCATCGTAGAACGCGTCAAGGAAGTTGTCCTCATGGGCGGCGGCTACCACGTGGGCAACTGGAGCGCAGTGGCAGAATTCAACATCATCATCGACCCCGAGGCCGCACACATCGTGTTCAACGAAAAATGGCCCGTGGTCATGGTCGGCCTGGACCTCACACACCAGGCCCTGGCCACCCCGGAGGTTGTCGAGAAGATCGCCGCAGTGGGTACCCGGCCGGCCAAGTTCGTCATGGAACTGATGGAGTTCTTCACCAAGACCTACAAAGACGCCCAAGGATTCGACTATCCACCGGTCCACGATCCCTGCGCCGTGGCCTACGTCATCGATCCCACCGTGATGACCACCCGCAAGGTCCCCGTGGACATCGAACTGCAGGGCAAGCTCACCCTTGGCATGACCGTGGTCGATTTCCGTAGCCCCGCACCGGCTGATTGCAATACCTCCGTTGCCGTCGACCTCGACCACGAGAAGTTCTGGAACCTCGTCACCGATGCGATCGTCCGCATCGGAGAGCCGAGCATCGGAGAGCCCGACGCCGGCGCTCCCGCCACCATCGGCGGCGCCAGCACCGCCGTCGCCGTCGAAGTAGCCGCTGCAGCAAGCGGAGAGGCCAAGTAA
- a CDS encoding LacI family DNA-binding transcriptional regulator produces MESAERVQQALVRTQRVTAAMVASLAGVSTATVSLVANGKTQGRVSEENISRVRQAIAELGYVVDGIGSSLAKGVSSIVILVAPDISNPFFAKVIAGVRESLGSDYQLLLSVTDAGEFPRADDVRKLLALRPAGLLVDAPNAAFLEELSVAGPLVLLDAPGLETYAPSVNLDVAHGARELAAHLAASGHKRAAYVDSVTGTATFEVRRAAFLDEASARGISVADAHITSTTIDVGAAAAAFAAAWPDWQRAGVTAVVCGTDTHAYGVLQEARVAGVRIPEELAVAGFDDLPYSATSNPSLTSVHLPATTLGLKAGEQLRGLMEGRVLEPPQLTLESSLVVRGSTA; encoded by the coding sequence ATGGAATCGGCGGAACGAGTGCAGCAGGCCCTGGTCCGTACGCAGCGCGTGACTGCGGCGATGGTGGCCTCCCTGGCAGGGGTTTCCACCGCCACGGTGTCCTTGGTTGCCAACGGGAAAACCCAGGGCAGGGTGTCCGAGGAGAACATTTCGCGCGTCCGCCAGGCCATCGCCGAGCTTGGTTACGTGGTGGACGGCATCGGCAGTTCCTTGGCCAAGGGCGTGAGCTCGATTGTGATCCTTGTGGCGCCGGACATTTCCAACCCCTTTTTCGCGAAGGTCATCGCCGGGGTCCGGGAATCGCTTGGTTCCGATTATCAACTGTTGCTCTCAGTGACCGACGCCGGTGAATTCCCGCGCGCTGACGACGTCCGGAAGCTCCTTGCCCTTCGCCCTGCGGGACTGCTGGTAGATGCACCCAACGCGGCATTCCTGGAGGAGCTGTCCGTTGCCGGGCCGCTTGTCCTTCTCGATGCCCCGGGCCTTGAAACCTACGCCCCGTCGGTGAACCTCGATGTTGCCCATGGCGCCCGTGAGCTGGCCGCACATCTTGCTGCTTCGGGGCACAAGCGCGCGGCCTACGTGGACAGCGTGACGGGAACGGCAACGTTCGAGGTGCGCCGGGCGGCATTCTTGGATGAGGCAAGCGCTCGCGGTATTTCCGTGGCAGACGCGCATATCACCAGTACAACCATCGACGTCGGGGCTGCCGCGGCTGCCTTCGCTGCCGCCTGGCCGGATTGGCAGCGTGCCGGGGTCACCGCCGTCGTCTGCGGAACGGACACGCACGCCTACGGTGTGTTGCAAGAGGCCCGTGTGGCTGGTGTCCGGATTCCGGAGGAACTGGCCGTTGCCGGCTTCGACGATCTGCCGTATTCGGCCACGAGCAACCCGAGCTTGACCAGTGTGCATTTGCCGGCGACGACACTTGGGCTCAAGGCTGGCGAACAACTCCGCGGTCTCATGGAAGGCCGTGTGCTGGAGCCGCCGCAGCTGACGCTGGAGAGTTCGTTGGTGGTGCGAGGCTCCACGGCTTAA
- a CDS encoding LysE family transporter: MQISLWLALVGAGTLISFTPGAGAISTMSNSLNSGFRRSIWGVLGQQAALIIHILIVALGVGVLVSSSPVVFNVIRYTGAAYLVYMGIRQFLHRPDLDKEKVEARRNEPAWSMFQRGVWVNLLNPKAIVFFLAFMPQFIRPGQPLIPQYLVLSTTIVFIDICVMWFFFALAARSFQRFTHNEHGQKVLNRTFGILFMSVGVLLAVIH; the protein is encoded by the coding sequence GTGCAAATTTCGCTTTGGCTGGCCCTGGTGGGCGCCGGTACCCTGATCAGTTTCACTCCCGGCGCGGGCGCCATCTCCACCATGAGCAACTCGCTCAACTCCGGATTCCGCCGCTCCATCTGGGGAGTGCTGGGTCAACAGGCGGCACTGATCATCCACATCCTGATCGTGGCCCTCGGGGTGGGGGTTTTGGTCTCGAGCTCGCCCGTGGTCTTCAACGTGATCCGCTACACCGGGGCGGCCTATCTGGTGTACATGGGCATCCGGCAGTTCCTGCACCGGCCGGACCTGGACAAAGAGAAGGTGGAAGCCCGAAGGAACGAGCCGGCGTGGTCCATGTTCCAGCGGGGCGTGTGGGTCAATCTGCTCAATCCCAAGGCGATCGTTTTCTTCCTGGCCTTCATGCCGCAATTCATCCGCCCCGGGCAGCCACTGATTCCGCAATACCTGGTCCTCAGCACCACGATCGTTTTCATTGACATCTGCGTAATGTGGTTCTTCTTCGCTCTGGCAGCCCGTTCATTCCAACGGTTTACGCACAATGAACATGGGCAAAAGGTCCTGAACCGCACCTTCGGCATACTGTTCATGTCGGTGGGCGTGCTACTCGCCGTCATCCACTAG
- a CDS encoding type II toxin-antitoxin system VapC family toxin, with product MGSTPYLLDTHALIWALTDPRKLSPKARRVIQSFDNPLVASSASAYELGYKHKLGKLPGLDGLLLGYGRHVAELCNEELSIKSVHALAAGHLDWEHRDPFDRLIAAQAIVESMVVITADQEFHRFPLVETVW from the coding sequence GTGGGAAGCACCCCTTACCTCCTCGACACCCACGCCCTGATCTGGGCTCTCACCGATCCCCGAAAGCTCTCCCCCAAGGCGAGACGTGTCATTCAATCTTTCGATAACCCGCTCGTTGCGTCATCGGCTAGCGCCTACGAACTCGGCTACAAGCACAAGCTGGGAAAGCTCCCGGGCTTGGATGGCCTGCTTCTGGGCTATGGGCGCCACGTCGCCGAGTTGTGCAACGAGGAACTGTCCATCAAGAGCGTGCATGCACTCGCAGCCGGACACCTCGATTGGGAGCATCGGGACCCCTTCGACAGGCTGATCGCGGCGCAAGCCATCGTGGAATCCATGGTGGTCATCACGGCCGATCAGGAATTCCATAGGTTCCCGTTGGTCGAGACGGTCTGGTAG
- a CDS encoding type II toxin-antitoxin system Phd/YefM family antitoxin, translated as MSERRRPGVADTHRAAVPYAAEVDQLDLVNMAQYNVQEAKTRLSELLHMVERGEEVVIAKAGRPVARLVMIEPPTKRRLGFVKGQLPDNFLEPMDEEELALWEAPLTSSTPTP; from the coding sequence GTGAGTGAACGTCGCCGTCCGGGGGTCGCGGACACCCATCGAGCCGCTGTGCCTTACGCCGCAGAGGTTGACCAACTAGACTTGGTCAACATGGCACAGTACAACGTCCAGGAAGCAAAAACCCGCCTTTCCGAACTTCTCCATATGGTTGAACGGGGCGAAGAAGTGGTTATCGCCAAGGCCGGCAGGCCCGTCGCCCGGCTGGTAATGATCGAGCCTCCCACGAAGCGCCGCCTTGGATTCGTCAAAGGACAGCTCCCGGACAACTTTCTTGAGCCCATGGACGAGGAGGAACTTGCACTGTGGGAAGCACCCCTTACCTCCTCGACACCCACGCCCTGA
- a CDS encoding RNA polymerase sigma factor produces the protein MAGPSGEPILEDLLRALAPQVLGVLVRRHGQFAECEDAVQEALLEAALQWPASGVPDSPKAWLLTVATRRLVDHWRSESARQAREERAAALEPPPGEESSSVGDADGFAEDTLTLLFLCCHPALSAPSQLALTLRAVGGLTTAEIASAFLVPESTMGQRISRAKQGIKKAGAHFGLPKTGERKARLGVVLHVLYLIFNEGYAAGSGPSMQLEDLTAEAIRLTRLLWGLLPGELEVGGLLALMLLTDARRRARSLPDGMLVPLAEQDRGLWDTAQIAEGLELLSTVLGVGRPGPYQLQAAIAAVHAEAASADQTDWPQILALYKVLEAMAPSPVVTLNRAVAVAMVEGPRAALELLDGLDVELKRWHRLDAVRGHLLEMSGELAGARECFLAAAKMTGSLQERQFLLVKAAKLGQLST, from the coding sequence TTGGCCGGGCCTTCCGGGGAACCCATTCTCGAGGACCTGCTGCGCGCGCTCGCGCCGCAGGTCCTTGGCGTGCTCGTGCGCAGGCACGGGCAATTTGCAGAGTGCGAGGACGCCGTCCAGGAGGCTCTGCTCGAGGCCGCGTTGCAATGGCCCGCGTCCGGTGTCCCGGACAGCCCCAAGGCGTGGTTGCTCACCGTCGCCACGCGTCGCCTGGTGGACCACTGGCGCAGTGAAAGTGCCCGGCAGGCTCGCGAAGAACGCGCCGCAGCGTTGGAGCCGCCGCCCGGCGAGGAATCCTCTTCAGTTGGCGACGCGGACGGATTTGCAGAAGATACCCTCACCCTCCTCTTCCTCTGTTGCCACCCCGCTCTCTCGGCACCCTCGCAGCTGGCACTGACATTGAGGGCAGTTGGAGGGCTCACGACGGCGGAAATCGCCAGCGCGTTCCTCGTCCCTGAAAGCACCATGGGCCAGAGGATCAGCCGGGCGAAGCAGGGCATCAAGAAGGCCGGAGCCCATTTCGGGCTCCCGAAAACTGGCGAGCGAAAGGCGCGGCTCGGCGTCGTACTCCACGTCCTGTACTTGATCTTCAACGAAGGCTACGCGGCGGGTTCCGGCCCATCCATGCAACTCGAAGACCTCACCGCGGAGGCCATCCGTCTTACGCGGCTCCTGTGGGGGCTACTCCCGGGCGAGCTCGAGGTGGGCGGACTTCTTGCCCTCATGCTCCTCACCGATGCGCGGCGCCGGGCGAGGTCACTGCCGGACGGCATGCTGGTGCCGCTCGCCGAGCAGGACCGCGGGCTGTGGGACACGGCGCAGATCGCCGAGGGCCTTGAACTCTTGTCAACGGTGCTGGGCGTTGGTCGTCCGGGGCCCTACCAGCTGCAGGCCGCAATCGCGGCGGTCCATGCCGAGGCGGCCTCCGCGGACCAGACCGATTGGCCGCAGATCCTCGCTTTGTATAAGGTTCTCGAAGCCATGGCCCCAAGCCCGGTTGTGACGCTCAACCGCGCCGTTGCGGTGGCAATGGTGGAAGGACCGCGCGCGGCCCTTGAGCTACTGGATGGGCTTGATGTGGAGCTTAAAAGGTGGCACAGGCTCGACGCCGTTCGCGGGCATTTGCTCGAAATGTCCGGAGAGCTTGCCGGTGCCCGGGAGTGTTTTCTTGCCGCGGCAAAGATGACGGGAAGCTTGCAAGAGCGGCAGTTTCTCCTGGTGAAGGCGGCCAAACTCGGGCAGTTGTCCACATAG
- a CDS encoding YciI family protein codes for MKYMIMMFGSAEGMMETADPEWIKEMIGFMIQIDKDLTDSGEMVFNAGLADASTAKLVKQTDNGVITTDGPFAEAKESLIGYWVVDVASEERAVEICSSIVKYAPVVELRRVQDEPPEV; via the coding sequence ATGAAATACATGATCATGATGTTTGGCTCTGCCGAAGGCATGATGGAGACCGCCGATCCCGAATGGATCAAGGAAATGATCGGGTTCATGATCCAGATCGACAAGGATCTCACCGATTCCGGAGAGATGGTCTTCAACGCAGGACTTGCCGATGCCAGCACCGCAAAGCTGGTCAAGCAGACGGACAACGGGGTCATCACCACTGACGGGCCGTTCGCCGAAGCCAAGGAATCGCTGATCGGCTACTGGGTAGTGGATGTGGCAAGCGAGGAACGGGCCGTGGAAATCTGCTCCAGCATCGTGAAATACGCGCCGGTCGTGGAACTCCGCCGTGTCCAGGACGAGCCGCCGGAGGTATAG
- a CDS encoding methyltransferase domain-containing protein — translation MNEQKPEDVYTHGHHESVVRAHASRTAENSAAFVIPHLTPGTSVLDVGCGPGSITCDFAELVAPAKVVGLDRSAEIVAQAASLAAERGVENVEFVTGNIYDLDFEDETFDLVHAHQVLQHLTDPVAALREMRRVAKPGAIVAVRDADFHGMSWYPEVRELDDWMELYQKIARRNGAEPDAGRRLVSWAQQAGFTDVAPSSSNWLYATAQQRRWQSRVWSERVLHSAFAEQALEYGLANEADLARIAAGWHRWGSTDDGFFLIPNGEVIARA, via the coding sequence ATGAACGAGCAGAAGCCTGAAGACGTCTACACACACGGCCACCACGAGTCCGTCGTACGCGCCCATGCCTCCCGGACAGCCGAGAACTCTGCCGCGTTTGTCATCCCGCATCTCACCCCCGGGACGTCAGTGCTCGACGTCGGATGCGGACCTGGGAGCATTACCTGCGACTTCGCGGAGCTGGTGGCTCCTGCGAAGGTAGTCGGGCTGGACCGTTCCGCCGAGATTGTGGCCCAGGCTGCCTCGCTCGCGGCCGAACGTGGCGTGGAAAACGTGGAATTCGTGACCGGCAACATCTACGATCTGGACTTCGAGGACGAGACCTTCGACCTCGTCCACGCCCACCAAGTCCTGCAACACCTGACCGACCCCGTGGCCGCGTTGCGCGAAATGCGGCGGGTCGCCAAGCCCGGTGCCATCGTGGCGGTGCGCGACGCCGATTTCCACGGCATGAGCTGGTACCCCGAGGTCCGCGAACTCGACGATTGGATGGAGCTTTACCAGAAGATCGCCCGCCGGAACGGAGCAGAGCCCGACGCCGGACGGCGGCTCGTGTCCTGGGCGCAGCAGGCGGGCTTCACCGACGTCGCTCCCTCCAGCAGCAACTGGCTTTACGCCACCGCGCAGCAGCGCCGCTGGCAGTCACGGGTGTGGAGCGAGCGCGTCCTGCACTCGGCATTTGCCGAGCAAGCGCTGGAATACGGGCTGGCCAACGAGGCCGATCTGGCGCGGATTGCCGCTGGTTGGCACCGTTGGGGCTCCACTGATGATGGCTTCTTCCTGATCCCGAACGGGGAGGTCATCGCACGGGCGTAG